One window from the genome of Nocardioides panaciterrulae encodes:
- a CDS encoding holo-ACP synthase — protein sequence MAVLGVGIDVCDIARFEASLSRTPGLLERLFTPHERDRPPASLAARFAAKEALAKALGAPVGMAWHDAEVVTEDSGRPRFDLRGTVRARADQLGVASVHLSLSHDAGIASAVVVLES from the coding sequence GTGGCCGTGCTCGGCGTCGGCATCGACGTCTGCGACATCGCCCGGTTCGAGGCGTCGCTGTCCCGCACCCCGGGTCTGCTGGAACGACTGTTCACCCCGCACGAGCGGGACCGGCCGCCGGCGTCCCTGGCCGCCCGGTTCGCCGCGAAGGAGGCGCTCGCCAAGGCCCTCGGCGCCCCGGTCGGCATGGCCTGGCACGACGCGGAGGTGGTTACGGAGGACTCCGGCCGGCCCCGCTTCGACCTGCGCGGCACCGTCCGCGCGCGCGCCGACCAGCTCGGCGTGGCCTCGGTCCACCTCTCGCTCTCCCACGACGCGGGCATCGCCTCCGCCGTCGTCGTCCTCGAGTCCTAG
- a CDS encoding bifunctional ADP-dependent NAD(P)H-hydrate dehydratase/NAD(P)H-hydrate epimerase, whose product MRSAHTVEQVREAEAALMARLPEGALMQRAAAGLAYAVLDLLGSAYGRRVLLLVGSGDNGGDALYAGAVLARRGCRVEAWLLADRAHEGGVAALRAAGGRVARFSGPPGAPATTRAEAPEVVVDGIVGIGGRGGLREEAVAALRAVAGVPIVAVDTPSGVEVDTGELAGEHVRAALTVTFGTHKVAHLVDPAAAACGAVQLVDLGLDLPPAAVEALQPGDVARLVPRPAPHAQKYTRGVVGVRCGSAEYPGAGLLSVAGAATGLCGMVRYVGDREVADRVREAHPEVVGAGRVQAWVVGSGGGDDAGRSLADAAEDGVPLVVDADALAHVRGPLEVPAVLTPHAGELAAMLGVDRAGVEARPLHHARLAADRFEAVVLLKGRHTLVASPEGPVRVTTTGVPWLATAGAGDVLGGLVGALLAAGLEAYDAASVGSWLHGAAATLASAGGPIVAGEVAGAVPAVVRGLPSRG is encoded by the coding sequence ATGAGGAGCGCGCACACGGTGGAGCAGGTGCGGGAGGCCGAGGCGGCGCTGATGGCCCGGCTGCCCGAGGGGGCGCTGATGCAGCGGGCCGCCGCCGGGCTGGCGTACGCCGTGCTCGACCTGCTCGGCTCGGCGTACGGCCGACGGGTGCTGCTGCTGGTCGGCTCCGGCGACAACGGCGGCGACGCGTTGTACGCCGGGGCGGTGCTCGCCCGCCGCGGCTGCCGGGTCGAGGCGTGGCTGCTCGCGGACCGCGCCCACGAGGGCGGCGTCGCCGCGCTGCGGGCCGCCGGCGGCCGCGTCGCGCGGTTCAGCGGGCCCCCGGGCGCCCCCGCCACCACCCGCGCCGAGGCACCCGAGGTGGTCGTGGACGGGATCGTCGGCATCGGCGGCCGCGGCGGCCTGCGCGAGGAGGCGGTGGCGGCGCTGCGGGCGGTCGCGGGCGTTCCCATCGTCGCGGTCGACACGCCCTCCGGCGTCGAGGTCGACACCGGCGAGCTGGCCGGCGAGCACGTCCGCGCGGCGCTGACCGTCACCTTCGGCACCCACAAGGTCGCCCACCTCGTCGACCCGGCCGCCGCGGCCTGCGGCGCGGTGCAGCTGGTCGACCTCGGCCTCGACCTGCCGCCCGCCGCGGTCGAGGCGCTGCAGCCCGGCGACGTCGCGCGGCTGGTGCCGCGACCGGCGCCGCACGCGCAGAAGTACACCCGCGGGGTGGTCGGCGTCCGCTGCGGCTCGGCCGAGTACCCCGGGGCGGGGCTGCTCAGCGTGGCCGGGGCGGCGACCGGCCTGTGCGGGATGGTGCGGTACGTCGGGGACCGGGAGGTGGCCGACCGGGTGCGCGAGGCGCACCCCGAGGTGGTCGGCGCGGGCCGGGTCCAGGCCTGGGTCGTGGGCTCCGGCGGCGGCGACGACGCCGGCCGGTCGCTGGCCGACGCGGCCGAGGACGGCGTACCGCTCGTCGTCGACGCCGACGCCCTCGCCCACGTGCGTGGTCCGCTCGAGGTGCCGGCCGTGCTCACCCCGCACGCCGGCGAGCTGGCGGCCATGCTCGGGGTGGACCGGGCCGGGGTCGAGGCGCGCCCGCTGCACCATGCCCGGCTGGCGGCGGACCGGTTCGAGGCCGTGGTCCTGCTCAAGGGCCGGCACACCCTGGTCGCGTCCCCCGAGGGTCCCGTGCGCGTCACCACGACCGGCGTGCCCTGGCTGGCGACCGCCGGCGCCGGGGACGTGCTCGGCGGCCTCGTCGGCGCGCTGCTCGCCGCCGGCCTCGAGGCGTACGACGCGGCCTCGGTCGGCTCGTGGCTGCACGGGGCGGCGGCCACGCTCGCCTCGGCCGGCGGGCCGATCGTCGCGGGCGAGGTGGCCGGCGCCGTGCCGGCCGTGGTCAGGGGACTGCCGTCCCGCGGATGA
- the alr gene encoding alanine racemase codes for MSPAARAEIVVDVAAIRHNVAALRRAVSAERPVQMMTVVKADGYGHGMVESARAARAAGADWLGVATLDEAMVLRAAGDPGRVLCWLTVPGEDYRPAVEADVDLTAYTETGLAEIAAAARAVGRVARVQLKVDTGLSRGGATLEDWPALVAAARRCEQHGDVVVTGLWSHFACSDEPGHRANEAQERAFRDALQVAEAAGLRPEVRHLANSAGALLRPSARFDLVRCGLASYGLDPAPGHTAHLWPDLGLVPAMTVRARLALVKPVAAGAGVSYGHTWTAPTATTLGLVPVGYGDGVPRHASNAAEAWVDGKRRPVRGRICMDQFVVDLGGDDARAGDEVLLFGPGTGGEPTAQDWAAACGTISYEIVTRIGGRMARRHVDRDQRIEA; via the coding sequence ATGAGCCCCGCCGCCCGCGCCGAGATCGTGGTCGACGTGGCGGCGATCCGGCACAACGTCGCGGCGCTGCGCCGGGCGGTCTCGGCCGAGCGGCCGGTGCAGATGATGACGGTCGTGAAGGCCGACGGCTACGGCCACGGGATGGTCGAGTCGGCGCGCGCGGCGCGGGCGGCGGGCGCGGACTGGCTCGGTGTCGCCACCCTCGACGAGGCGATGGTGCTGCGTGCGGCCGGCGACCCGGGCCGGGTGCTGTGCTGGCTGACCGTGCCCGGCGAGGACTACCGGCCCGCGGTGGAGGCCGACGTCGACCTCACCGCCTACACCGAGACCGGGCTGGCCGAGATCGCCGCGGCCGCCCGGGCCGTCGGCCGGGTGGCGCGGGTCCAGCTCAAGGTGGACACCGGCCTGTCCCGGGGCGGCGCCACGCTCGAGGACTGGCCGGCGCTGGTCGCGGCCGCCCGGCGGTGCGAGCAGCACGGTGACGTCGTCGTGACCGGCCTCTGGTCGCACTTCGCGTGCAGCGACGAGCCGGGCCATCGCGCCAACGAGGCGCAGGAGCGCGCGTTCCGCGACGCCCTGCAGGTCGCCGAGGCGGCCGGCCTGCGGCCCGAGGTGCGCCACCTGGCCAACTCGGCGGGCGCGCTGCTGCGCCCCTCGGCCCGCTTCGACCTGGTCCGTTGCGGGCTGGCGTCGTACGGCCTGGATCCCGCGCCCGGCCACACCGCCCACCTCTGGCCCGACCTCGGCCTGGTGCCCGCCATGACCGTCCGCGCCCGGCTGGCGCTGGTCAAGCCCGTCGCGGCCGGCGCCGGCGTCTCCTACGGCCACACCTGGACCGCCCCGACCGCGACCACGCTCGGGCTGGTCCCGGTCGGCTACGGCGACGGCGTCCCCCGGCACGCCTCCAACGCCGCCGAGGCCTGGGTCGACGGGAAGCGCCGGCCGGTGCGCGGCCGGATCTGCATGGACCAGTTCGTCGTCGACCTGGGCGGGGACGACGCCCGGGCGGGGGACGAGGTGCTGCTGTTCGGCCCCGGCACCGGGGGGGAGCCCACCGCCCAGGACTGGGCCGCCGCCTGCGGCACCATCTCCTACGAGATCGTCACCCGGATCGGCGGCCGGATGGCCCGCCGCCACGTCGACCGTGACCAACGAATCGAGGCATGA
- a CDS encoding alpha/beta fold hydrolase, translated as MSMRRRILGLAAGAAGLAAAGTAVEVARRRRRIVARRGAGDRVAFGSLRSRPVTVVADDGVPLHVEVDEVDAAEAAEAADGSGSDEGGGHPLLTVVFCHGYALNLDCWHFQRAAYRGLVRAVYYDQRSHGRSGRSTLGHATIDQLGRDLKRILDEVVPEGPVVLVGHSMGGMSIVALAEEFPGLFGDRVAGAALISTTAGGLDPSRVLLPVLPMAVGSALTHRAVAILARGHRSVDRLRRLGRGVAMVATDVWAFGDAVPASYVDCVDQMLSHTPFEVVAEFFPSFRTLDKFHAVAALAHVPTAIICGTADRLTSVGHSRKLHAHIPGSTLLECEKAGHMVILERHDQVNAELDQLLAAAAEVVDRK; from the coding sequence ATGAGCATGCGTCGCAGGATCCTCGGCCTGGCCGCGGGTGCGGCCGGGCTGGCGGCGGCCGGCACCGCCGTCGAGGTCGCGCGCCGGCGCCGCCGGATCGTCGCGCGACGAGGCGCGGGGGACCGGGTCGCGTTCGGCTCGCTGCGCTCCCGCCCGGTCACGGTCGTCGCCGACGACGGCGTACCCCTGCACGTCGAGGTCGACGAGGTCGACGCGGCCGAGGCGGCCGAGGCGGCCGACGGCTCCGGCTCCGACGAGGGGGGCGGGCACCCGCTCCTGACCGTGGTCTTCTGCCACGGCTACGCGCTGAACCTGGACTGCTGGCACTTCCAGCGCGCCGCCTACCGCGGGCTGGTCCGCGCCGTCTACTACGACCAGCGCAGCCACGGCCGCTCCGGCCGGTCCACGCTCGGCCACGCCACCATCGACCAGCTCGGTCGCGACCTCAAGCGCATCCTCGACGAGGTCGTGCCCGAGGGGCCGGTGGTGCTCGTCGGGCACTCGATGGGCGGGATGAGCATCGTGGCGCTCGCCGAGGAGTTCCCCGGACTGTTCGGCGACCGGGTCGCCGGCGCCGCGCTGATCTCCACCACCGCCGGCGGCCTCGACCCCAGCCGGGTGCTGCTGCCGGTGCTGCCGATGGCGGTCGGCAGCGCGCTGACCCACAGGGCGGTCGCGATCCTCGCTCGCGGTCACCGCAGCGTCGACCGGCTGCGGCGGCTGGGCCGGGGCGTGGCGATGGTGGCCACCGACGTGTGGGCCTTCGGGGACGCGGTGCCGGCGTCGTACGTCGACTGCGTGGACCAGATGCTCTCCCACACACCGTTCGAGGTGGTGGCGGAGTTCTTCCCGTCCTTCCGCACGCTCGACAAGTTCCACGCGGTGGCCGCCCTCGCCCACGTGCCCACCGCGATCATCTGCGGCACCGCCGACCGGCTCACCTCGGTCGGTCACAGCCGCAAGCTGCACGCCCACATCCCCGGATCCACGCTGCTGGAGTGCGAGAAGGCCGGACACATGGTGATCCTCGAACGACACGACCAGGTCAACGCAGAGCTCGACCAGCTGCTGGCCGCGGCGGCCGAGGTGGTGGACCGCAAGTGA
- the tsaE gene encoding tRNA (adenosine(37)-N6)-threonylcarbamoyltransferase complex ATPase subunit type 1 TsaE yields MSLEIRQVGPGEAEAVRAVVLPAFEARQRLDPPAAALSESLTELAAMLANGAGGLVARFEGQDVGALVLDPVGSTMYLRRFGVLPTAQGHGIAKALIDAAVDASHGFDDLTVVAREELPKTIRFWERQGFREIRRFSPNVELRRPLRTFLFDAPDAATMREIGEALAGQLVAGDLLVLSGELGAGKTTFTQGIGAGLQVRGDITSPTFVIAREHPSLVGGPALVHVDAYRLGGIEELDDLDLDTSLDDCVTVVEWGEGVAEGLAESRLEVRIIRALADEEPDSELDPRRVLMTPIGPRWYEMEELSLQRAPLAEKLNENLLLDFRRCEEDDLADLDPSLPLPLALLAAEHEGGVVMVHHAWRDEWELPGGRIGDDETAREAAIREFREETGVEPGAVEFVGVGTVQVGHERRIELVAVYRAALGGPVEFAPGEEFDGVRAWHADTGLPGLPGLSAIDAHLAVLAVEPLPDEERVAAAE; encoded by the coding sequence GTGAGCCTGGAGATCCGTCAGGTGGGACCGGGTGAGGCCGAGGCGGTCCGCGCGGTGGTGCTGCCCGCCTTCGAGGCGCGCCAGCGGCTGGACCCGCCCGCGGCAGCGCTCAGCGAGAGCCTCACCGAGCTGGCGGCGATGCTGGCCAACGGCGCCGGCGGCCTGGTGGCCCGGTTCGAGGGCCAGGACGTCGGGGCGCTCGTGCTCGACCCGGTGGGCAGCACGATGTACCTGCGGCGGTTCGGTGTGCTGCCCACCGCTCAGGGCCACGGGATCGCCAAGGCGCTGATCGACGCCGCCGTCGACGCCTCCCACGGCTTCGACGACCTCACCGTGGTGGCCCGCGAGGAGCTCCCGAAGACGATCCGCTTCTGGGAGCGCCAGGGCTTCCGGGAGATCCGGCGCTTCTCGCCGAACGTCGAGCTGCGGCGACCGCTGCGCACCTTCCTCTTCGACGCCCCCGACGCCGCGACCATGCGCGAGATCGGCGAGGCGCTCGCCGGCCAGCTGGTCGCCGGCGACCTGCTCGTGCTCAGCGGCGAGCTCGGTGCCGGCAAGACCACGTTCACGCAGGGCATCGGTGCGGGCCTGCAGGTGCGCGGCGACATCACCTCGCCGACGTTCGTGATCGCCCGGGAGCACCCGTCCCTGGTGGGCGGGCCCGCGCTGGTGCACGTCGACGCCTACCGGCTCGGCGGGATCGAGGAGCTCGACGACCTCGACCTCGACACCTCCCTCGACGACTGCGTGACCGTGGTGGAGTGGGGCGAGGGCGTCGCCGAGGGGCTCGCGGAGTCGCGGCTGGAGGTGCGGATCATCCGCGCGCTGGCCGACGAGGAGCCCGACTCCGAGCTCGACCCGCGCCGGGTGCTGATGACCCCGATCGGGCCCCGCTGGTACGAGATGGAGGAGCTGTCCCTGCAGCGCGCGCCGCTGGCCGAGAAGCTCAACGAGAACCTGCTGCTGGACTTCCGGCGCTGCGAGGAGGACGACCTCGCCGACCTCGACCCGTCGCTGCCGCTGCCGCTGGCGCTGCTGGCGGCCGAGCACGAGGGCGGCGTGGTGATGGTCCACCACGCCTGGCGCGACGAGTGGGAGCTGCCCGGCGGCCGGATCGGAGACGACGAGACCGCGCGGGAGGCCGCGATCCGCGAGTTCCGCGAGGAGACGGGGGTCGAGCCGGGCGCGGTCGAGTTCGTCGGCGTGGGCACGGTGCAGGTGGGCCACGAGCGGCGCATCGAGCTGGTCGCGGTCTACCGCGCCGCGCTGGGCGGCCCGGTCGAGTTCGCCCCGGGCGAGGAGTTCGACGGGGTCCGCGCCTGGCACGCCGACACCGGGCTGCCCGGGCTGCCCGGGCTGTCGGCCATCGACGCCCATCTCGCGGTGCTCGCGGTCGAGCCGCTCCCCGACGAGGAACGGGTCGCGGCGGCCGAGTAG
- the tsaB gene encoding tRNA (adenosine(37)-N6)-threonylcarbamoyltransferase complex dimerization subunit type 1 TsaB, which translates to MLLAFDTATPYVSVALHDGEDVVAELTAERPMKHGEQLAPLIDAAMDRAGIVRQDLTAIAVGVGPGPFTGLRVGLVTARTLAFVLEIPVYGVCSLDVLAVEAVDTGAVDREFVVATDARRKEVYLASYDADGVRLDGPVVDRPAVVATDAPVVGEGAVLYPEAFPHAVGPVRPGAGWLARVVTDERAELRDPEPLYLRRPDAVAPGARKLVS; encoded by the coding sequence GTGCTGCTCGCCTTCGACACCGCCACGCCGTACGTCTCGGTCGCCCTGCACGACGGTGAGGACGTCGTGGCGGAGCTGACCGCCGAGCGCCCGATGAAGCACGGCGAGCAGCTCGCCCCGCTGATCGACGCGGCGATGGATCGGGCCGGGATCGTCCGGCAGGACCTGACCGCGATCGCCGTGGGCGTGGGGCCCGGTCCGTTCACCGGGCTGCGCGTCGGGCTGGTGACCGCGCGGACGCTGGCGTTCGTGCTGGAGATCCCCGTCTACGGCGTGTGCTCGCTCGACGTGCTCGCGGTCGAGGCCGTCGACACCGGCGCGGTGGACCGCGAGTTCGTGGTCGCCACCGACGCCCGGCGCAAGGAGGTCTACCTCGCGTCGTACGACGCCGACGGGGTCCGCCTCGACGGACCCGTGGTCGACCGGCCGGCGGTCGTGGCGACCGACGCCCCGGTCGTGGGCGAGGGCGCGGTGCTCTACCCCGAGGCGTTCCCGCACGCGGTCGGCCCGGTCCGGCCGGGCGCCGGCTGGCTGGCCCGGGTGGTCACCGACGAGCGGGCCGAGCTCCGCGACCCCGAGCCGCTCTACCTGCGCCGTCCGGACGCGGTCGCGCCGGGCGCCCGCAAGCTCGTCTCCTAA
- the rimI gene encoding ribosomal protein S18-alanine N-acetyltransferase, translated as MTPGTAPGTARVRDAAPADAAAVAGLEQRNLGIDAWSEGLVAEAVANRLPTLRVLVAEAEEQVVGFAVASIVAGTAELQRIAVDRAHRRSGLAGALLARVRELAVDGGADRLLLEVREDNAGAIAFYETQGFGEVGRRRRYYKDGATAVVLALGLPRTELA; from the coding sequence ATGACCCCCGGCACGGCCCCCGGCACCGCCCGCGTCCGCGACGCCGCGCCCGCTGACGCCGCCGCCGTCGCCGGCCTCGAGCAGCGCAACCTCGGCATCGACGCCTGGTCCGAGGGGCTGGTGGCCGAGGCGGTGGCGAACCGGCTGCCCACCCTGCGGGTGCTGGTCGCGGAGGCCGAGGAGCAGGTGGTCGGCTTCGCGGTCGCCAGCATCGTGGCCGGCACCGCCGAGCTGCAGCGGATCGCGGTCGACCGCGCCCACCGGCGATCCGGCCTGGCCGGGGCGCTGCTCGCCCGCGTGCGCGAGCTCGCCGTGGACGGAGGCGCCGACCGGCTGCTGCTGGAGGTGCGCGAGGACAACGCCGGCGCGATCGCGTTCTACGAGACGCAGGGCTTCGGCGAGGTGGGCCGGCGCCGGCGCTACTACAAGGACGGCGCCACCGCGGTCGTCCTAGCCCTGGGGCTGCCCCGCACCGAGCTGGCCTGA